The genomic segment AAGATCACTTCCAGAGCAGTACATGGATTGACCATGGGTATCTGAAGTCCAGCTTTGCGTTTAACGCGCTCGACATCCACACTGCGAATTACTTGGCGCATCAATGGAAAAAATACGGCACATCGTATTTTTGGCACTACAGTTCAGAAGATATCGCCAATCCAAACAATGGCCTTGATTTGTACCAAACCCAAAGAGGCGACGCTCTGCGCACCCCTCTCTATTGGTCGCATCCGACAGTCACCGGCCCGTTTTATTCATGGTCGGCTGCCACCATTCCGGAAGATACACTGTATCTGTATCGAGAACAAAATCTCCAGCAGCTCATTCAAAATCGTGGGGTTTTTATCAACCATACCTACTTGGCAAGAATTCCGTCCAATAAGAAAGGCGGGAAATTTGTCATTCGGGATGCCAAAGGAAACTGGATCATTCATCCTGAATTTGACCGCTTGTTGAAGCGAATGGACACGCTGCGCGATCAAGGCAAATTGCATTTGACAACCGTACGTGAAATCATGGATTATTGGCTCGCCCTCTCTCAAGTCAGAATGGAATATGCACCAAACGGCTCTATTGTTCTGCACAATGATGGCAAGCGCAAGATTTCTGGTCTTTCCATGGCGACAAAAGCTACGGAAGTCTATGTGAATGGGGTGAAGCCGTCGCAAAAGAAATCAGACGGCGATCTTATCTTTTGGTTCGATCTGGAGCCGAATGCAGTTGCTGTTATTGCTGCGAACAAAGTGGATAGTATGGCACTCCCGAAATAAAATTAAAAGCTTCCCTAGCGGTTCTAGGGAAGCTTCTTATTTCTTCATCTATTGAGACAATTTTACCAAGCTGTAGTTTTTCTTGCCTTTGCGGATAATGATGAAGCGACCGCCGATAGCGAGACTTGGCGTTACTTCCAGTTCCAGATCGGTAACGCGCTCGCCATTCATGGAGATAGCCCCTTTTGTAATATCCTCACGTGCTTGACGCTTGGATGGCTCAATGCCAATCTCAACGAGCCAGTCGACAATGTTCTTCGTTTCGAGGGTAGATTCGAACGTCGGCATTTCTTTGAACCCTTGCTCGATCTCATCTGCCGACAGCGATTTAATATCACCAGTAAACAAAGCAGCTGTAATGCGTTTCGCCTGCTCCAGCAATTCCTCGCCGTGCACAAATCTCGTCATTTCCTCAGCCAGCGCTTTTTGCGCCTCGCGTTTATGTGGCTCAGTCTGTACTTTTTCAGCCAGTTCTTCGATTTGCTCTTTGGAGAGGAACGTAAAGTATTTCAAGTATTTCACAACATCGCGGTCGTCGGTATTCGCCCAGAATTGGTAGAATTCGAATGGTGTTGTCTTGTTTGGATCGAGCCAGATGGCTCCTCCTGCTGTCTTCCCGAATTTCGTTCCATCTGCCTTCAGCATCAGAGGAATCGTGAGACCGAATGCTTTTGCTTCTGGCCCTTCTTTTTTGCGAATCAGATCGAGACCGCTCGTAATGTTGCCCCATTGGTCGGAACCGCCGATTTGCAGCTGAACATCTTCATGTTTGTACAGATGCAGGTAATCCAGCGATTGCAGAATTTGATAGGAAAACTCCGTAAACGAAATGCCGCTTTCCAGTCTGCTCGACACGACATCCTTGGCAAGCATCGTATTGATGCTGAAGTTTTTCCCGTAATCCCGCAAAAATTCAATGACATTGATTTTGTGCGTCCAGTCGTAGTTGTTCACCAAACGGATTTGGTTGTCTCCTTCTGTAATGAACAGCTTTTTCATCTGTGCAGTGAGTTTTTCGACATTCTCCTGTATTTGTTCCAGTGTTTGCAAAGAGCGCTCAGATTGACGGCCGCTCGGATCGCCAATTGTACCTGTTGCACCACCGATCAAAATGACCGGACGATGACCAGCGAGCTGGAAGCGTTTCAGTACCATGAAAGGAATCAAGTGACCGATATGCATGCTGTCACCTGTTGGATCTACACCACAATATAACGAGACTGCTTTTTCATTCGTTAATTCTCGCAGCCCTTCTGCATCTGTTTGCTGATTGACGGCTTCGCGCCATTCGAGTTCGTCGATAATATTCACTGCCATACACTCCTTCAATCTCCTATGGTAAAAAACAAAAAATCGCCCCTTGTCTATTGTAGACATAGGGACGATTGAATAACCGTGTTACCACCCATCTTGCACCAATGGACCCAAGCGTTAGCGCAGGCCATTCATGCCACTCGTAGCGAGTTATCGTTCGCGATTCCGCTCGGCATTACCCGAGATACTCCAGAGTGTAATTCGCTCGCTTATTGTGTACCGGGTTCCATCAACCCCCGGCTTTCTAGAACAGGGAATAAGCTGCTACTGGGCTCTTTCAACGTATGTTTCATATGAAATTAAAGTCAGTATATTGAATTCAAATAGCAATGTCAACCATGTAGCAATGATTCCGCCACGATCCCTTATTTTATTTTCGTGAGACCGTCGGAAGTTAGTTCATAAACAGCTGTTGCGACTTCATGTAAATACCGTCGATCATGCGAAATACTGATAATCACACCGTCAAAAGCCGTTAAGGCGCGGCACAGAACAGGAGTCGTCAAAGGACTGAAGTTTCGGGTCGGTTCATCCAGTATCAATATTTCGCACTGCTCCAAAATCATTTTTAACAGGAGTAATTTCGCTTTCTGTCCTCCAGATAATTTTTGAATCGGTTGATGCATCTCCTCTTTTGTAAATTTCATACTGCCTAAATGGGTATACGCTTTTGTAATCGCATCTTTATTCCCCGTTGTTTCCGAGAATTCAATCGGTGTTTGGGTTGAATCCAGTTGGTCCTCATAGTTTTGTGGCATGTATCCGATCTTTAATGAAGAGTGCTGAACTAGCTCATCCATGATCTTTTTCAGCAAGGTCGTTTTTCCGATCCCATTTTCCCCAATAATCGCGATTTTTTCTGGCCCCTTGATCGATAAATGAATCTGTTTCGATAGCTGTTTGTTCGCTATTTGCAGTACTTCCAATGAATAGTCGAGGATTTGTTTACTACCGGGGACATGTACCGCTGAATCAAATCGGAATTCGCTCGCTTCTTCCACACTCGGGACCTCTAGAAACGATTCCGACGCTTTCTCCATTCGCTCTCTTTGATTTTTCAAAGACTTGATTTTCTTTTGCAGTCGCGGATCTGACCGTACGTTTCGATGCTGATGCTCCGCCTTATTCCAAATGTCATGCCATTTCTCCATTTGCTTTCTATGATCAGAAGCTTGCTTTTTGGCTATCTGTTCTTGTTTGCTCAAGCCGTTCTCCCGATTGGCGAGGTAAATCTCATATGGTTCTCTTGAAAACGTATGTTTGGGTACTTGTTTGCGCTTCGTCAGTTCCATATGAAGGATACTGTTTGCTGTATTTGCAATAAAAGTTTCGTCATGCGATACATAGAGGACAGGAATATCCGTCTGTTGAATAAATTCTTCCAGCCGCTCCATTGATTGAATATCCAAATCATTCGTGGGTTCGTCCAGTAATAGAACATCAGGCTTCTGCGCCAGTAGACTTAAAAAACGGTATTTGAAACGCTCACCACCAGACAGAACACCCATTTTTTTATCTGAATCCAATACATGAATGTCGAAATCATCCATCGCTCTCACCAGTTCTTTGCTCCATTGATTTTCAGCAAAAAAGTCGGCGATGGTCATTTGTCTTTCTTCGTCCGATAGCTCCTGGGAAAGAAAACCCATGGAACATTCGTTTCTCAATACTTTCCCTTCAAATGTACAATACTCGGCAATCATTTGTTCCGCGTAAATGAATTTTAATAAGCTGCTTTTTCCATTTCCCTCTTCCCCGATGATGGCAATCTTGTCGCCGAGTTGCAGGGTCAGATGCAAATTTTCAATGAGAGTCCTGTCGTCTTTTTTGGTGGTAATCGTGATATTGTGCAGTTCAACCATTTGGATTCCCCATTTCGTTTTTCTGTTTCTCGTCATTTACTCTTTGTTCATCTGTATCACCCCCTTTTTTTGACAACAAAAAAAGATGCTTCTGTCCAATAAACAGAAGCATCTTGCTCTCATACTAGAAAACGCTATATGGAAAATAGCCCATACAGGAATTCAAGATATAAATTTGCGGGTGAATTTGGCTTCTTGTTTATTTATTATAGGATTGGCTTTTCCAATAAATAAACAATGGCGCAAATCATTCACCCTCCGTTTCATGTAGTTGCCTTCCATATAGCATGGCCTTCTAAATATTGTCAATGAAGCTATTCCACCAAGGCTAGCAATTGTGCAAGCTTGTCTTTGATGGGGGAAGATTCCTTTTTTACCGCCTGTGCGAGCTTCTTATTCCCGCCGAACAGGCGATAAATAACGGTTTCCCGATGGTAATCATCCATCGCTGCCAGCTCCGCTATGAGAGCATCCACCAGTTCTGGACGATCGATAGTCATATTTTTCAAAGGCTTCGCCCCTTCGCCACTGCCAAGCAAAAGAGAGACGAGTACCGGCATAATCTCTACGGTTACACCGTGCGCCTCCATAAAAGGGATGGCATAATCGTCCTGGGCAGACTGATGCTCGGTGTCGACCAGCTGCATATAGCGACGAACGAGCGGAAAATAATCACTGCTAGTTAACCCAAGTGCAAATACCGCATAGGTGCCAGGCATGACGGATTTCTCACTAGGCTCTACATCCCCGTACCACGCGAACTCTTCCATCGCAAGCTCGGCATATTCTGCGATTTTCGGGTATAAGACAGGATAACGCGACGCATTCGCAAAAAACTGATGGAGACCAGACTTCGCCAGCTTTTTTACTGGCAGGTAGTGCTTTTCGCTGCTCTTCAGCTTGAGCTTGTACCCTTTGGGAAAGCCTTCACGCAAAAGGCCGTTGATAAAATCGATGGCTTCACCATAGGCAGCTTCTTCCTCAGATACGATCCGGATGTCGATTGCTTGCAAAACGTCATTGGCGCTTGCTTGAATCAGACTGCTTTTATACTCGTTTTCAAAGCGGCCGCTGCCCCGTTTTACATAGTCCACAGCTCGCTTGGAGCCCAGCTGAACAGCGAGGTCCAAGAACTTCTTGCGGGTGTCCGGTTCCTTGTTACCTATTGCGAGAGCGACGTACAGGAAAAAGTCCAGCTCCTCTGTCTTTGGTTCCTGACGCTCCTGCTCAGGTTTCAAAACCCAATCCATTCCATAGTGCCCGGTACGATCGAAAAATTTGACTAAAAAACGCTCATCGGCCCAGCCTCTTAAAGCCAAAGTATAGTGATATGTCCACGAATCACTGCGTTCTTTATTGGAGCGCAGCTTTTCGCTAAGGCGCTGGATGAGCGGTTCGATTACCTCCTGTTTTTGTTCCATCAGATCGGGATTGACGAGACAATGAGCGAAGAAGAAATCATCTCTTTCTTTCGGACGTACAGGAAGCTCTGCTTTAATTTTTGTCTCTATAAATTGATCCAGTGCTTGTTTTAGACTCTCGCGTTTTCGCTCGTTTATGAAATGGTGAGAATGGCATTGCACCGATTGTTTCCACTCGAATTCGAAAACGAGCTCGAAGCGGTAATTAAAAAAGCGAGGACCATAGTCGTTGGAAAGGAAAAGGGATTCCATACGTTCACACAGTGCCGGAAAAAACTCTTGCATAAGCATTTCCTCTGTAAGCTCCTCCATGTAAGAACCCGCGTCATATTTGTATGAGTCGTCGCTCCAACTGAACGGTTCATGGACATCCACGTGGATTTTGCCATTGGCCCAATTAAGTTTTCCTTTTCTCCATGCGACCCTCAAGTAGTCTTTGATCCCCGCCTGCAGTTGACTCCAGTCTTTGATCTCGTTGATCCGCTGGTTCTCTTTATTGTAAATTTCTTGGATGGAAGTCCATACTTCATTTAGAAATGCTTCTGCTGCCTAATTCATTGAATGACTCTCCTCCTCGCCAAAACAACGCTACCGTCCTAACCGATGACCTTGACGACATTGCCCTCGCTATCAGTAATATTGGTTTTCACAATGTTTATAGCAATTCCTTTCAGGGAAGGGATCTCAAAGCTGCTTTCCTTTGGAAGCAACTGCTTGGTAAGTGCATTCGTCGTCGCATCATCGAGAACAAAGCGAATGACGTCCTCTCCAGGAATACATTCAGGCTTGTCTCCTGCCTCAAATACAACGCGGACATCAGGTCCCACCAGGCTCAGGCTTTCCCCTTTTCGCAGACGTCCACGGAGAATTTTTCCGATAACTTCCGCTTGCTTAGCTCCCAGCCTCAGGGTCGAAGGCGTTTTCTTCAAGAAGCCCTTTTTACCTGGCTCCCAGCCAAGCTGACTCACAAACAAATAGGCAGTGTTGGAGCCTTCTTGTTCCATTCCTTTTTGAACAGCATCAGAAACTGTAGAGTTGCGCAGGAGAGAATCCCGCTCGAGATCGGTTATATAGGAAGGCATGTACGGCAAGCCAGATTGGAGTACGCCATGTGTATTCCAAGCCATCATCGCATCGAGTTCATCACCTGTGATCCCAACCATTTGCAAGAATTGGACTCGACCATTCGGCGTATCGATTTCGGCAAGCTGCGGGTCCTTGACAAAAGCGAGTGCAGTCAGTTCGGTATCGGCACCCAAGCATATCGGTCCGTTTGCATCCAAATGATCACCTGCTTGAAACACATTGCCCGTGTTGAATACGTAACGCCCCATATTTTGAAGCAGATTCAGCGCCCAAGCAGGAGGTTCTTCCTCGTCGTCCTTTCGCGCCAATCGAAACGTCAATTCAAAGCCAAAACCGCTTTCCTCTTCATTCTCGGATTCCTTTTCATACAGCTCGGTAAATCCATAGGTCACAAAATGCCAATGCGGGTAAGGCTCGTCTGATTTATAGGCGCTTATTCCATCCAATGGATCGTTACCACCCAGCGCATACGAGATGAGTGTCCCGTAATGCTTCGGCTCCTGCTCTCCATAAATATTTCTCATCTCCTGATCAATGGCATCCCAGCCCGCTGACATCATTTCTTCACTCATCGTTCTTGCCTCCCATGTAATGACTGTCTTAACAATAGCCAAAATGAATTTTGGATACTCTATTAGACCGTCAATACCACTTAACAAATTACATCGTTCTCATTCCCTTCTATTCAAAAGTCTTTAATCGGTTGGTGCTATCCCATTCGGAACGACTGGCTTCGATAACCAATGCTGGTCGGTTTGCACATGATTTTTGCGCACAAACTTGGCGACCGATTGTTTAAAATCTTCGTACGGAAACCTCTCCGTTACGCGTACCACGTACCCTTCTTGTTCACCGCCGAAGACAGATTGTTTGGTGTAGCAACTTTTTACGGTCTCTTCCTTCCAAATCCCCCTGTATAAGACAGGCGCTGTTTCTAAGCCAAGCAATTCGGCCCATTCGACCGTTTCATCCCACGACAAGCATTCATTGTTTTCATTCCAGATCGAGAAAACGTAGAAATAGCTCGTTAGGTGTTCGTAGTAGATGGAGTGCAGAGCATATACATTTTCCCCGCATATTCTCCAGCCTTCCGGGATATGAAACGAAATCGTCCCGTGCAGCATCTTTACCCAATGTCTAGATGCGTGGTCTTTGCTATCGAGTGACCTTGCATGGATGTGGTTTCTGTATAGAGTCGTATTCTCTCCATCCAGTTTTTCTGTCACGACTACTTCTTTTCCCTCGAAGTGAGTAACCGATCGTAAAATCTTATCATCGTCGGTTCTACTTCTTGACCAGGGTAAATGAAAGGTTCTCGGGTATTTTTTCAACATCATTTTTCACCTCCTTATTTGGCATAGGCATCTCCTTCCTTGAAAAAGTACAGCTTCCACAGGTACTCCTCGCCCAATAAATGATAAATCTCGGAAATATCTTGCTGTGTCCCGTAGTTAATCTTCATGTGCATTTGAATCAGATTGACGACTTCGAAGATAAAATCATCTTCGAATCCTAATTCTTTTAAGAAATGGCAAGCAATTTGCGCAGAAACATGCTCATGTCCGTAGTAGGAGTAATGGCCTTTCATCGGTTTGTAGGTTTTGCAAAATGGTTTTCCTGTATCGTGAAACAAGGCGACCACTTGCATGAGAAATTTGTCTTCTTCTGTATAAAAGGCGTTTACATAATCGAAAACATGATACGTATGCTTGCACAAAGGATACTGATGATAAGGGTTTTCCTGATTAAACTGATACATCTCACGGAAGATCGGTATGGCATTCAGCCCGTCGAACAGCTCTTCATAGGAGGGTTCATTTTGAAGCAATTGAATAAACTCTTCTTTTTCAATGGCATAAGGAATTGATTCGTGCAAGAGATGAATGTGATCCCAACCTTCCTTCTTAATGGGAAAATGAAAGTTCTTCCGCATCTTCGCCAAGATGTATTCGTCTACGGTTCTCTTTCGGGAACGATTGCGCTCCAGGCAAACAGAATAAGGAACATCCAAGTAATAGCATTCCTTTTGAACATCGGGAAATTTGGCAAGGACCTTCATTCTTTTCTCTCTGTCGATATTGGTCGCGTCTAAGATGACATTCTTTCCATTTGCCAGCTCTGTTGCAATTTTTGAATAAACCTCAAAAAATACTTGCGCTGACTTTTTTTGTTTTCGCTCATCACCGAATAAGTTTTGGCGAATTTCATCCGTAGACACGATGGTTGCCCGTTCCTTTTTGGCAATTTCTTGTGCCCACTTGCTTTTGCCACTGCCCGCAATGCCTGACAGGACGATTAATTTCTTTTTCACTTATATCTCACCTCCTTTCAATAAGAACTAAATTTCGACACGCTTTTCCAATATTATACACACATCGCGTATAGATGGCACCCTTCTTTATTCCTAGATTTTCCGTTCTTTACAGCCACGGACCAAAGAAGTTCTGGACAGCTTGCTCCGAATAGCTATCCTCACCGCGCCAATTCACGACAGCGAAAAAGTCGTTCTTCCCGCCACGACCTGGTCTGTCCTTGCTTGGAGCCAAGATCCCAGCGGATGCAAGAATTTCCATGAAGACATCCCGTTCGTTCTTGCTAGATGGAAAGACTCCATTAAGGCGCTTCTCCAGTTGACGAGCGGCATCAGTTGGTTCACTGCTTGCGATGATGTCTAGCACCTGTCGGAAGATTGCAATATCTTCTTCCTGTACCGAAAGATTTTCTTCCTTGCTTACTAGCTCCAAATCAAGCATGAGGTACGATAAATAGTTCAGGCGTATACCTCCCCACTTGATTCTTTCGAAATTCAATACATTCAAATCTTCATCCGTATACTGCTCTCTGCTTGCAATATGGTAGCAGTCGCAAAGATGGCAGTCTCCGTACATAGCGAAATAGGTGCCGTTTTCTGGATTTATATACTTGCCGACGTTGCTTTCGAACGCATGGGCTTTCAATGGCTCCGTCAAAGCCCAACTAGACAAGACACTGCGCAGGTACACTTTTCGCGTCGAGAGACTGTGCAAAAATGCAGCGGCGACTTGCTCTTTTGTCACTTTTTCATGCAGGGCAATGATTTTGTCTATGCATTCCTCGTGACTGATCGTCAGCGGGTCAAACATGAGACCTTTGCCTTTTGCGTATTCAAAATCTTCTCCCGAAAAATCGTACGGAGTACTGTTCCAGCCTTTGCTGCTCCAAAATGTTTTCATTAAGATTTGCTTTGCTTTTTTATCCATAAAATGATTGCTCCTTTTTTCTTGTCTTTCCATATTTTAGCGCGAATCTGACGTATGAAAAAAGAGTCCAACGCATGAAAGATCATTGGACTCTGATTGCGTGCTTTCACGTACCGCAAAACGTTTGGTAACGACATGCCGATTCCGCTGGTAACGTCGTGTATTCAACCTGTTCAGGAGTGTAAGCATATGGATCAGAAAGGACTGCTAGGAGCCGTTCCATCACTGTGTAGTCGCCCTCTTTCCATGCTGCTTCCAACGCTTCTTCTACACGATGGTTCCGAGGGATGACTGCCGGATTACTCTTTTTCATCAACTGTTGCATTGCTGCAGAGTCTTCTGGTTGTCTAGCTAGTCGCGCTTTCCATTGCTCATGCCACTCCTTGAATTCGCTCGTGCCAAACAGAGCGGTATCTTCTAGTTGATTAAGCGTGAAAGCACGGAATGTATTTGTATAGTCTGCACGATGGTCCTTCATCATGTTGAGCAGACCTTCGATCAACGCTTCGTCTTGTTCCTCTTCGTTAAACAATCCGAGCTTTGCCCGCATTCCTGTGAGCCAATTGCTGTGATACAGCTTGCTAAATTCGGCAAGGGCGTCTTCGGCTATTTTCACTGCCTTCGCTTCATTTTCATGAAGCAACGGCAATAAGGATTCCGCAAACCGAGATAAATTCCACACGGCAATGTACGGCTGATTTCCGTAAGCGTAACGGCCCTGAACGTCAATGGAGCTGAATACAGTTGCGGGATCATACGTGTCCATGAAAGCGCAAGGACCGTAATCAATGGTCTCGCCGCTGATCGCCATGTTGTCGGTATTCATGACCCCGTGAATAAAGCCCACGAGTTGCCACTTGGCAATCAACGCAGCCTGGCGCTGGATGACTCCTTTCAGTAGGAGGAGATAGCGATTTTCCTCTGCTGCGATCTCTGGGAAATGTCGTTGCAACGTGTAATCAGCTAACGCGCGGAGATCTTCTATGGAGCACCATCTTGCCGCGAATTGGAACGTTCCTACCCTGATATGACTGGCAGCGACACGCGTCAAAATGGCACCAGGCAGCTCGGTTTCACGATAGATAGACTCGCCGGTTGTCACTACGGCAAGGCTCCGAGTAGTAGGAATACCGAGTCCATGCATCGCCTCGCTAATGATGTATTCACGCAGCATCGGTCCAAGGGCTGCCCTGCCATCGCCGCCGCGTGAATAAGGCGTTCTGCCTGAGCCTTTCAATTGGATGTCAAAGCGCTCGCCGGAGGGCGTAATCTGCTCGCCAAGCAGGAGAGCCCTGCCGTCGCCCAGCATGGTAAAATGGCCAAATTGGTGTCCCGCATATGCCTGAGCGAGAGGCATTGCACCTTCTGGGGTTTTGTTTCCCGCGAGCATGGCTATCACTTCTTCGCTTTGCAGAGCTTCGACATTCAACCCTAGCGATTTTGCCAAGCGTTCATTGAGAATGGCTAGCTTCGGTGATCGTACAGGAGGTGGATTTAGCCTAGAAAAAAATGATTTTGGCAGCGTTGTATAGCTGTTATCGAAGTTCCATCCAGGTTCGATTGGTGTTTTTTTGTCTGTCATTGTATCTCCTTTATCGATTGGCGTTATTTGAATGGACGTAACGGTACGCATGATACATTTTGCCAATTTATTATACCCTTTTCATGCAAAATAGGAGCACATTCGCACATTTTTAGCGCACTCCTCGCCGAATATATTTCATTAATTGGAGGAAAAATACCATTTACATAAAA from the Brevibacillus brevis genome contains:
- the tyrS gene encoding tyrosine--tRNA ligase, which translates into the protein MAVNIIDELEWREAVNQQTDAEGLRELTNEKAVSLYCGVDPTGDSMHIGHLIPFMVLKRFQLAGHRPVILIGGATGTIGDPSGRQSERSLQTLEQIQENVEKLTAQMKKLFITEGDNQIRLVNNYDWTHKINVIEFLRDYGKNFSINTMLAKDVVSSRLESGISFTEFSYQILQSLDYLHLYKHEDVQLQIGGSDQWGNITSGLDLIRKKEGPEAKAFGLTIPLMLKADGTKFGKTAGGAIWLDPNKTTPFEFYQFWANTDDRDVVKYLKYFTFLSKEQIEELAEKVQTEPHKREAQKALAEEMTRFVHGEELLEQAKRITAALFTGDIKSLSADEIEQGFKEMPTFESTLETKNIVDWLVEIGIEPSKRQAREDITKGAISMNGERVTDLELEVTPSLAIGGRFIIIRKGKKNYSLVKLSQ
- a CDS encoding ATP-binding cassette domain-containing protein, with the protein product MVELHNITITTKKDDRTLIENLHLTLQLGDKIAIIGEEGNGKSSLLKFIYAEQMIAEYCTFEGKVLRNECSMGFLSQELSDEERQMTIADFFAENQWSKELVRAMDDFDIHVLDSDKKMGVLSGGERFKYRFLSLLAQKPDVLLLDEPTNDLDIQSMERLEEFIQQTDIPVLYVSHDETFIANTANSILHMELTKRKQVPKHTFSREPYEIYLANRENGLSKQEQIAKKQASDHRKQMEKWHDIWNKAEHQHRNVRSDPRLQKKIKSLKNQRERMEKASESFLEVPSVEEASEFRFDSAVHVPGSKQILDYSLEVLQIANKQLSKQIHLSIKGPEKIAIIGENGIGKTTLLKKIMDELVQHSSLKIGYMPQNYEDQLDSTQTPIEFSETTGNKDAITKAYTHLGSMKFTKEEMHQPIQKLSGGQKAKLLLLKMILEQCEILILDEPTRNFSPLTTPVLCRALTAFDGVIISISHDRRYLHEVATAVYELTSDGLTKIK
- a CDS encoding suppressor of fused domain protein — protein: MSEEMMSAGWDAIDQEMRNIYGEQEPKHYGTLISYALGGNDPLDGISAYKSDEPYPHWHFVTYGFTELYEKESENEEESGFGFELTFRLARKDDEEEPPAWALNLLQNMGRYVFNTGNVFQAGDHLDANGPICLGADTELTALAFVKDPQLAEIDTPNGRVQFLQMVGITGDELDAMMAWNTHGVLQSGLPYMPSYITDLERDSLLRNSTVSDAVQKGMEQEGSNTAYLFVSQLGWEPGKKGFLKKTPSTLRLGAKQAEVIGKILRGRLRKGESLSLVGPDVRVVFEAGDKPECIPGEDVIRFVLDDATTNALTKQLLPKESSFEIPSLKGIAINIVKTNITDSEGNVVKVIG
- a CDS encoding RNA ligase family protein — encoded protein: MLKKYPRTFHLPWSRSRTDDDKILRSVTHFEGKEVVVTEKLDGENTTLYRNHIHARSLDSKDHASRHWVKMLHGTISFHIPEGWRICGENVYALHSIYYEHLTSYFYVFSIWNENNECLSWDETVEWAELLGLETAPVLYRGIWKEETVKSCYTKQSVFGGEQEGYVVRVTERFPYEDFKQSVAKFVRKNHVQTDQHWLSKPVVPNGIAPTD
- a CDS encoding AAA family ATPase, with the protein product MKKKLIVLSGIAGSGKSKWAQEIAKKERATIVSTDEIRQNLFGDERKQKKSAQVFFEVYSKIATELANGKNVILDATNIDREKRMKVLAKFPDVQKECYYLDVPYSVCLERNRSRKRTVDEYILAKMRKNFHFPIKKEGWDHIHLLHESIPYAIEKEEFIQLLQNEPSYEELFDGLNAIPIFREMYQFNQENPYHQYPLCKHTYHVFDYVNAFYTEEDKFLMQVVALFHDTGKPFCKTYKPMKGHYSYYGHEHVSAQIACHFLKELGFEDDFIFEVVNLIQMHMKINYGTQQDISEIYHLLGEEYLWKLYFFKEGDAYAK
- a CDS encoding VHS/ENTH/ANTH domain-containing protein yields the protein MDKKAKQILMKTFWSSKGWNSTPYDFSGEDFEYAKGKGLMFDPLTISHEECIDKIIALHEKVTKEQVAAAFLHSLSTRKVYLRSVLSSWALTEPLKAHAFESNVGKYINPENGTYFAMYGDCHLCDCYHIASREQYTDEDLNVLNFERIKWGGIRLNYLSYLMLDLELVSKEENLSVQEEDIAIFRQVLDIIASSEPTDAARQLEKRLNGVFPSSKNERDVFMEILASAGILAPSKDRPGRGGKNDFFAVVNWRGEDSYSEQAVQNFFGPWL
- a CDS encoding protein adenylyltransferase SelO, whose amino-acid sequence is MTDKKTPIEPGWNFDNSYTTLPKSFFSRLNPPPVRSPKLAILNERLAKSLGLNVEALQSEEVIAMLAGNKTPEGAMPLAQAYAGHQFGHFTMLGDGRALLLGEQITPSGERFDIQLKGSGRTPYSRGGDGRAALGPMLREYIISEAMHGLGIPTTRSLAVVTTGESIYRETELPGAILTRVAASHIRVGTFQFAARWCSIEDLRALADYTLQRHFPEIAAEENRYLLLLKGVIQRQAALIAKWQLVGFIHGVMNTDNMAISGETIDYGPCAFMDTYDPATVFSSIDVQGRYAYGNQPYIAVWNLSRFAESLLPLLHENEAKAVKIAEDALAEFSKLYHSNWLTGMRAKLGLFNEEEQDEALIEGLLNMMKDHRADYTNTFRAFTLNQLEDTALFGTSEFKEWHEQWKARLARQPEDSAAMQQLMKKSNPAVIPRNHRVEEALEAAWKEGDYTVMERLLAVLSDPYAYTPEQVEYTTLPAESACRYQTFCGT